One window of the Lysobacter sp. S4-A87 genome contains the following:
- a CDS encoding Fe2+-dependent dioxygenase, which produces MLLQVPQVLTAEQVTHCRARLAQAGWADGRVTAGYQSAQAKDNAQLPENDPIARELGALVLEALSRNSTFFSAALPQRVYPPLFNRYSGGQSFGFHVDNAVRYDRSGGGAEPIRTDLSATLFLSAPEDYDGGELIIEDTYGVQNVKLQAGDLVLYPGTSLHKVTPVTRGERIASFFWIQSLLREDAQRRLMFDLDVSIRRLTQDVPDHPALVQLTGVYHNLLRRWAET; this is translated from the coding sequence ATGTTGCTGCAGGTGCCGCAAGTCCTCACCGCCGAGCAGGTCACGCATTGCCGCGCGCGGCTGGCGCAGGCCGGCTGGGCCGATGGCCGCGTCACCGCCGGCTACCAGTCGGCGCAGGCCAAGGACAACGCGCAGCTGCCGGAAAACGACCCGATCGCGCGCGAGCTCGGTGCCCTCGTGCTGGAAGCGCTGTCGCGCAACTCGACGTTCTTCTCGGCGGCATTGCCGCAGCGCGTCTATCCGCCGCTGTTCAACCGCTACAGCGGCGGCCAGTCGTTCGGATTCCACGTCGACAATGCCGTGCGCTACGACCGCAGCGGCGGCGGCGCGGAACCGATCCGCACCGACCTGTCGGCGACCCTCTTCCTCAGCGCACCCGAGGATTACGACGGCGGCGAGCTGATCATCGAGGACACCTACGGCGTGCAGAACGTAAAGCTGCAGGCTGGCGACCTGGTGCTGTATCCCGGCACCAGCCTGCACAAGGTCACGCCGGTCACCCGCGGCGAGCGGATCGCCTCGTTCTTCTGGATCCAGAGCCTGCTGCGCGAGGATGCGCAGCGCCGGCTGATGTTCGACCTGGACGTCTCGATCCGGCGCCTGACCCAGGACGTTCCCGATCACCCTGCCCTCGTGCAGCTGACCGGCGTCTACCACAACCTGCTGCGGCGCTGGGCGGAGACCTGA
- a CDS encoding DUF4198 domain-containing protein yields MKQTLKFAALALALSLPLAAQAHKAWLQPSQTVLAGNNPWVTVDAAVSNDLFYFNHVPLKTDNLSITAPDGSQVAAQNSATGKYRTVFDVELKQTGTYRIGVVNDYVVGQWEEDGKPKRWRGTAAEFATGVPKGAKNLQVSQSISRVETFVTNGSPNDTALKPSGKGLELVPVTHPNDLFAGDEAKFRMQIDGKPAAGIDVEIVRGNTRYRNAQDEIKVKTDAKGEFTVTWPEAGMYWLEATSEDKKTSVPQAKQRRVGYVATLEVLPQ; encoded by the coding sequence ATGAAGCAGACCCTCAAGTTCGCCGCACTCGCACTCGCACTTTCCCTGCCGCTGGCCGCGCAGGCACACAAGGCCTGGTTGCAGCCGTCGCAGACCGTGCTCGCCGGCAACAACCCGTGGGTCACCGTCGATGCGGCGGTGTCCAACGACCTGTTCTACTTCAACCACGTGCCGTTGAAGACCGACAACCTCAGCATCACCGCGCCCGACGGCAGCCAGGTCGCCGCCCAGAACAGCGCCACCGGCAAGTACCGCACGGTGTTCGACGTCGAGCTCAAGCAGACCGGTACCTACAGGATCGGCGTGGTCAACGACTATGTCGTCGGCCAGTGGGAAGAGGACGGCAAGCCCAAGCGCTGGCGCGGTACCGCCGCGGAGTTCGCGACCGGAGTGCCCAAGGGCGCGAAGAACCTGCAGGTCTCGCAGTCGATCAGCCGCGTCGAGACCTTCGTCACCAACGGTTCGCCCAACGACACCGCGCTCAAGCCCAGCGGAAAGGGCCTGGAACTGGTGCCGGTGACGCATCCCAACGACCTGTTCGCCGGCGACGAGGCGAAGTTCCGCATGCAGATCGACGGCAAGCCGGCAGCCGGCATCGATGTCGAGATCGTGCGCGGCAACACGCGCTACCGCAACGCGCAGGACGAGATCAAGGTCAAGACCGACGCCAAGGGCGAGTTCACCGTGACCTGGCCGGAAGCGGGCATGTACTGGCTCGAAGCCACCAGCGAGGACAAGAAGACCTCCGTGCCGCAGGCCAAGCAGCGTCGCGTCGGCTATGTCGCAACGCTTGAAGTGCTGCCGCAGTAA
- a CDS encoding DUF2271 domain-containing protein: MRVQLTIALSGLLALPAHSAEINLNLQIPQLNVAEYHRPYVAIWVEGPDQKAAANLAVWYSQKATNEGAGTKWLPDLRQWWRRSGRTLKVPVDGVTGPTRPVGTHALQFTDRHPGLASLPAGDYTLVVEAAREVGGRELLRIPFKWRRASDGKAQGSSELGLVTLASKP; the protein is encoded by the coding sequence ATGCGTGTCCAACTGACCATCGCGCTGAGCGGACTGCTCGCCCTGCCGGCCCATTCGGCCGAGATCAACCTCAACCTGCAGATCCCGCAGCTCAACGTTGCCGAGTACCACCGCCCGTACGTGGCGATCTGGGTCGAAGGCCCGGACCAGAAGGCCGCCGCCAACCTCGCCGTGTGGTACTCGCAGAAGGCGACCAATGAGGGCGCCGGCACCAAGTGGCTGCCGGACCTGCGCCAGTGGTGGCGTCGCAGCGGCCGCACGCTGAAGGTGCCGGTCGACGGCGTCACCGGCCCGACCCGTCCGGTCGGCACGCACGCGCTGCAGTTCACCGACCGCCATCCCGGGCTGGCCTCGCTGCCGGCCGGTGACTACACGCTGGTGGTGGAAGCCGCACGCGAAGTCGGCGGACGCGAGCTGCTCAGGATTCCGTTCAAGTGGCGCCGCGCCAGCGACGGCAAAGCGCAGGGCAGCAGCGAGCTCGGCCTGGTCACGCTGGCCAGCAAGCCGTAA
- a CDS encoding TonB-dependent receptor, translating to MPNRKFAVSPIAGAIAVAITALVISAPALADPAGEPQAKDLDKVEVHGQYVDKPSSVKYTEPLLDTPQTITVVTKEVMDQQNLIGLRDVLSTLPGITFGAGEGGGGYGDSIILRGFNANSDITTDNVRDSAQYNRTDSFNLDAIELINGSNSVYSGAGSVGGNINLVSKAAREGDFTVLQGGAGTDSYGRITVDSNTDFENGTAFRINAMVHQNDAPGRDYETFERWGIAPSLAFGLGSDTRFTVSYFHQSDDNIPQYGVPYFSSFGGPLPGVDPSNYYGYHNIDKQEIDVDTLTGVFEHDFSDQMTLRSLARYQQVDQLSVVDAPQGTWCLEGGVNAATGLACPRPLTPNTYQPSGPRGHSRDTSNSIAISQTDLTSHFATGSVKHSLVAGISFSHEGFDLDTVNLLRNPNGSPATLPIMSLTNPDSLWTGPINPVLVGRTEGTQDNQAVYVFDTLEFNEQWMLNVGARYEHNEGDSVTWNVKTFTAPTAANPNPDNTNIGAILGRNPVAANEDDLFSYRAGLVYKPRENGTVYVSYSNSKTPSKASVNGSCTATSTTGTANCNVDPETAVNYEIGTKWDIGSRLAVTASVFRNDREEFKVADPGNPLNPSGEQQLDGEARVDGVTLGVAGQITHDWSIFANVTYLDSEVLQGVSDNCIANPSVACGNTAANPDPLEGRPISGTPERSGSLWTTYDLNQWTFGYGVTYQSSYEYYTGTGANAGDIKGYTIHRAMVGYDINERLSLQLNANNLFDKEYYIRVRNNGWATPGDTRSVVLSAAYRF from the coding sequence ATGCCCAACAGGAAGTTCGCCGTTTCGCCGATTGCCGGCGCAATCGCGGTGGCCATCACCGCCCTCGTCATCTCCGCGCCCGCCCTGGCCGACCCGGCCGGCGAGCCGCAGGCAAAGGACCTCGACAAGGTCGAAGTGCACGGCCAGTACGTCGACAAGCCCTCTTCGGTGAAGTACACCGAGCCGCTGCTCGACACCCCGCAGACGATCACGGTGGTCACCAAGGAAGTGATGGACCAGCAGAACCTGATCGGCCTGCGCGACGTCCTCAGCACCCTCCCCGGCATCACGTTCGGCGCCGGCGAAGGCGGCGGCGGCTATGGCGACAGCATCATCCTGCGCGGCTTCAACGCCAACAGCGACATCACCACCGACAACGTCCGCGACAGCGCCCAGTACAACCGCACCGACAGCTTCAACCTGGACGCCATCGAGCTGATCAACGGTTCGAACTCGGTCTACTCCGGCGCCGGCTCGGTCGGCGGCAACATCAATCTGGTCAGCAAGGCCGCGCGCGAGGGCGACTTCACCGTGCTGCAGGGTGGCGCGGGCACCGACAGCTACGGCCGCATCACCGTCGACAGCAACACCGACTTCGAGAACGGCACCGCCTTCCGCATCAATGCGATGGTCCACCAGAACGACGCGCCGGGTCGCGATTACGAGACCTTCGAGCGGTGGGGCATCGCACCGTCGCTGGCCTTCGGTCTGGGCAGCGACACGCGTTTCACCGTGAGCTACTTCCACCAGAGCGACGACAACATCCCGCAGTACGGCGTGCCCTACTTCAGCAGCTTCGGGGGTCCGCTGCCGGGGGTCGACCCGTCCAACTACTACGGCTACCACAACATCGACAAGCAGGAGATCGACGTCGACACGCTCACCGGCGTGTTCGAACACGACTTCAGCGATCAGATGACCCTGCGCAGCCTGGCCCGCTACCAGCAGGTCGACCAGCTCAGCGTGGTCGACGCACCGCAGGGCACGTGGTGCCTGGAGGGCGGCGTCAACGCCGCCACCGGCCTGGCCTGCCCGCGTCCGCTGACGCCCAACACCTACCAGCCCAGCGGTCCGCGCGGTCATTCGCGAGACACCAGCAACAGCATCGCCATCAGCCAGACCGACCTCACCTCGCACTTCGCCACCGGTTCGGTGAAGCACTCCCTGGTTGCCGGCATCTCGTTCTCGCACGAGGGCTTCGACCTCGACACGGTCAACCTGCTGCGCAACCCGAACGGCAGCCCGGCAACGCTGCCGATCATGAGCCTGACCAACCCCGACTCGCTGTGGACCGGTCCGATAAATCCGGTGCTGGTCGGCCGCACCGAGGGCACCCAGGACAACCAGGCCGTCTACGTGTTCGACACGCTCGAGTTCAACGAGCAGTGGATGCTGAACGTGGGCGCGCGCTACGAGCACAATGAAGGCGACAGCGTCACCTGGAACGTCAAGACCTTCACCGCTCCGACCGCAGCCAATCCCAACCCGGACAACACCAATATCGGTGCCATCCTCGGCCGTAATCCGGTCGCCGCCAACGAGGACGACCTGTTCTCCTACCGCGCCGGCCTGGTCTACAAGCCGCGCGAGAACGGCACCGTCTACGTCTCGTACTCCAACAGCAAGACGCCGTCGAAGGCGTCGGTCAATGGCTCGTGCACCGCGACCAGCACCACCGGCACCGCCAACTGCAACGTCGACCCGGAGACTGCGGTCAATTACGAAATAGGCACGAAGTGGGACATCGGCAGCCGCCTGGCGGTGACCGCTTCGGTGTTCCGCAACGACCGCGAGGAGTTCAAGGTCGCCGACCCGGGCAACCCGCTCAATCCGAGCGGCGAGCAGCAGCTCGACGGCGAGGCGCGCGTGGACGGCGTGACCCTGGGCGTCGCCGGCCAGATCACCCACGACTGGTCGATCTTCGCCAACGTCACCTACCTCGACAGCGAAGTGCTGCAGGGCGTGTCCGACAACTGCATCGCCAATCCGAGCGTCGCCTGCGGCAACACCGCCGCCAACCCCGACCCGCTCGAGGGCCGGCCGATCAGCGGCACGCCCGAGCGCTCGGGCAGCCTGTGGACCACCTACGACCTCAACCAGTGGACGTTCGGCTACGGCGTCACCTACCAGAGCAGCTACGAGTACTACACCGGCACCGGCGCCAACGCCGGCGACATCAAGGGTTACACCATTCACCGCGCCATGGTCGGCTATGACATCAATGAGCGCCTGAGCCTGCAGCTCAATGCCAACAACCTGTTCGACAAGGAGTACTACATCCGCGTCCGCAACAATGGCTGGGCAACCCCGGGCGATACCCGCTCGGTGGTATTGAGTGCCGCCTACAGGTTCTAA
- a CDS encoding PepSY-associated TM helix domain-containing protein: MSASAAAPDIAARQQRRGFWLRTLHQWHWISSAICLVAMLLFSVTGVTLNHASAIEAKPQTLNRTVDMPASLLKALGTREDGSAPLPASVSDWLNDVLPVAIGAQPAEWSAQEVYLSLPRPGGDAWLSIDRATGAVEYERTSRGWIAYLNDLHKGRNTGAAWRWFIDIFAIACLVFCITGLFLLQMHARQRPTTWPYVVLGLVLPLLLALLFIH, from the coding sequence ATGAGCGCCTCCGCCGCCGCCCCCGACATCGCCGCCCGCCAGCAACGCCGCGGTTTCTGGCTGCGCACGCTGCACCAGTGGCACTGGATCAGCTCGGCGATCTGCCTGGTGGCGATGCTGCTGTTCTCCGTCACCGGCGTCACGTTGAATCACGCCAGCGCGATCGAGGCCAAGCCGCAGACGCTCAACCGCACGGTCGACATGCCGGCGTCGCTGCTGAAGGCACTGGGTACGCGCGAGGACGGCAGCGCGCCGTTGCCGGCCAGCGTCAGCGATTGGCTCAACGATGTGCTGCCGGTGGCGATCGGCGCCCAACCGGCGGAATGGTCGGCGCAGGAGGTCTATCTATCGCTGCCGCGTCCCGGCGGCGATGCCTGGCTCAGCATCGACCGCGCCACCGGTGCGGTCGAGTACGAGCGCACCTCGCGCGGATGGATCGCCTACCTCAACGACCTGCACAAGGGGCGCAACACCGGCGCCGCATGGCGCTGGTTCATCGACATCTTCGCCATCGCCTGCCTGGTGTTCTGCATCACCGGTTTGTTCCTGCTGCAGATGCATGCGCGCCAGCGCCCGACGACCTGGCCCTACGTCGTGCTGGGGCTGGTGCTTCCGCTGCTGCTGGCACTGCTTTTCATCCACTGA
- a CDS encoding FAD:protein FMN transferase produces MQAAGNNRGAVDILGGATMGTTWSVKLVTRPHTDLHALHSHIQARLDGVVAQMSNWTAHSDLSRFNAAAAGSWHALQDDFWTVLSCALDIARSSGGAYDPTLGALVDAWGFGPSGRHEGRHDAPVDVPVHVLASIGWQRIVLDHGTRRVLQPGGTQLDLCAIAKGYAADAVAAQLLSDGIDSMLVEVGGELYGRGHKPDGSPWRVIVEACAGDEDDANEARVLALDGRAVATSGDRWHRVERDGQRYSHTIDPRSGRPARGAPAAVTVAASNAMLADGWATALTVMGAEAGHAFACEQGLAARFVVSGACGQEERMTPAFAELLQA; encoded by the coding sequence ATGCAAGCTGCAGGCAACAACCGTGGCGCCGTCGACATCCTCGGCGGCGCCACCATGGGCACCACCTGGTCGGTGAAGCTGGTCACGCGCCCGCACACCGACCTGCACGCGCTGCACTCGCACATCCAGGCGCGCCTGGATGGTGTGGTGGCGCAGATGAGCAACTGGACCGCGCATTCCGACCTGAGCCGCTTCAACGCCGCGGCCGCCGGCAGCTGGCATGCGCTGCAGGATGACTTCTGGACCGTGCTGTCGTGCGCGCTCGACATCGCCCGCAGCAGTGGCGGCGCCTACGACCCGACCCTCGGTGCGCTCGTCGATGCATGGGGGTTTGGCCCGTCCGGTCGCCATGAGGGCCGCCATGACGCACCCGTCGACGTACCGGTGCACGTGCTCGCATCGATCGGCTGGCAACGCATCGTGCTCGACCACGGCACCAGGCGCGTCCTGCAGCCGGGTGGCACGCAGCTGGACCTGTGCGCGATCGCCAAGGGTTACGCCGCCGATGCCGTGGCCGCGCAACTGCTCTCGGACGGCATCGACAGCATGCTGGTCGAAGTCGGCGGCGAACTCTACGGCCGCGGCCACAAGCCCGACGGCAGCCCCTGGCGCGTGATCGTCGAAGCCTGCGCCGGCGACGAGGACGACGCCAACGAAGCACGCGTGCTGGCGCTCGACGGGCGCGCCGTCGCAACGTCCGGCGATCGCTGGCATCGCGTCGAGCGCGACGGCCAGCGTTACAGCCACACCATCGACCCGCGCAGCGGACGCCCTGCGCGCGGCGCGCCGGCGGCGGTCACCGTGGCCGCCAGCAATGCCATGCTTGCCGACGGCTGGGCTACGGCGCTGACCGTGATGGGCGCCGAAGCAGGCCATGCATTCGCATGCGAGCAAGGCCTGGCGGCGCGATTCGTTGTGTCCGGCGCCTGCGG